From the Priestia koreensis genome, one window contains:
- the mfd gene encoding transcription-repair coupling factor yields the protein MLGIKQHFLHSDEVGTIISSLEEGLKEQLITGLSGSARSVLLSVLHEEQNKPVLVVTHNLLQAQKIYDDLQNLLPRGNVFLYPANDLIASEMGTASPELKAQRIEALNYWSSHTNGVMVAPISGLRKLLPSRESWKKSQLKFETDSDIEVDEYVNKLVTLGYERMSMVSAPGEFSVRGGIIDIYPLTEELPVRIELFDTQVDSIRTFTIEDQRSQKTLSSITIGPATESIIFKEEMVAGIQRLEEELSVTLKKIKDENVKKELAENVGYELEQLKQGNILENMFKYRSFFYDDPASLLDYLPNDTTVVIDEMTRVHETSEQLDKEEAEWVTELLSMGKIVHDVTLSHKLPAIIQQSKQPIIYLSLFLKHVSYTNPQNILSISCKAMQQFYGQMNLLKNEIERWKKGNYTIVVLGANEERVDKLEQVLADYDIEASMLSSDSEFTRGKVQIIEGDLQSGFELPLQRLAVLTEEELFKKRVKKTKRNQKLSNAERIKSYSELNVGDYVVHINHGIGRYLGIETLEINGIHKDYIHIKYEGTDKLYVPVEQIDQVQKYVGSEGKEPKVYKLGGNDWKKVKRKVESSVQDIADDLIKLYAEREASKGYAFAPDSDLQREFEMAFPYNETEDQLRSITEIKRDMERERPMDRLLCGDVGYGKTEVAIRAAFKAIHDGKQVAFLVPTTILAQQHFETIRERFQDYAINIGLLSRFRTRKQQQETLKGIKNGTVDIVIGTHRLLSKDVVYKDLGLLIIDEEQRFGVTHKEKIKQFKANIDVLTLTATPIPRTLHMSMLGVRDLSVIETPPENRFPVQTYVVEQNPTLTREAIERELAREGQVYYLYNRVEDIERKAEEIAMLVPDARVTYAHGKMNETELESVILSFLEGEYDVLVSTTIIETGVDIPNVNTLLVHHADKMGLSQLYQLRGRVGRSNRVAYAYFTYQKDKVLTEVAEKRLQAIKEFTELGSGFKIAMRDLSIRGAGNLLGAQQHGFIDSVGFDLYSQMLKEAIEERRGDQSEQARTPNVEINLDVDAYIPDLYITDGRLKIEMYKRFRGIETIEDIQDLQEEMVDRFGEYPEEVAYLFLISEMKIYARQSNIESISQLKQDVTILLSEQRSQVIDGTKLFQLGNEYGRMVGLGMDDGKIKIVVHTKGLKQKDWLDVVYGLTKRLPEAQKEQIPN from the coding sequence TTGTTAGGCATTAAACAACACTTTTTACATAGTGATGAAGTTGGAACCATCATTAGCAGTTTAGAAGAAGGCTTGAAAGAGCAGCTGATTACCGGGCTTTCTGGTTCAGCACGTTCCGTTCTTTTATCTGTTTTACATGAGGAGCAAAATAAACCCGTTTTAGTTGTCACTCATAATTTACTTCAAGCGCAGAAGATCTATGATGATCTACAGAACTTATTGCCTCGTGGGAACGTATTTCTGTATCCCGCTAACGATTTAATTGCCTCTGAAATGGGAACAGCGAGCCCTGAATTAAAGGCACAGCGTATTGAGGCGCTTAACTATTGGAGCAGTCATACCAATGGGGTGATGGTAGCACCAATCTCAGGATTAAGAAAACTTTTACCAAGCAGAGAGTCATGGAAGAAAAGTCAGCTGAAGTTTGAAACGGACAGCGATATCGAGGTTGATGAGTATGTTAATAAGCTCGTTACTCTAGGATATGAGCGTATGTCGATGGTGTCAGCACCAGGTGAATTCAGTGTTCGAGGTGGAATTATTGATATTTATCCTCTCACAGAGGAATTGCCGGTTCGTATTGAACTATTTGATACACAAGTGGATTCTATTCGTACGTTTACAATCGAGGATCAGCGCTCTCAAAAAACATTATCGTCGATCACGATCGGTCCTGCGACAGAATCAATTATCTTTAAAGAAGAAATGGTAGCAGGGATTCAGCGCTTAGAGGAAGAGCTGTCTGTTACCTTAAAAAAGATAAAAGATGAGAACGTTAAAAAAGAGTTAGCGGAAAATGTCGGATATGAGCTCGAGCAGCTGAAACAAGGAAATATTCTTGAAAATATGTTTAAGTATCGTTCGTTTTTCTATGATGATCCTGCTAGTTTGCTAGACTATTTACCAAATGACACAACAGTTGTAATAGATGAAATGACGAGGGTTCATGAGACATCGGAACAGCTCGATAAAGAGGAAGCTGAATGGGTCACAGAACTTCTTTCAATGGGGAAAATTGTTCATGACGTAACGCTTTCTCACAAGCTTCCAGCCATTATTCAGCAATCAAAACAGCCTATTATTTACTTGTCACTGTTTCTAAAGCATGTTTCGTATACAAATCCACAAAACATCTTAAGTATCTCGTGTAAAGCGATGCAACAATTTTATGGGCAGATGAATCTGCTAAAAAATGAGATTGAACGTTGGAAGAAAGGGAACTACACGATTGTTGTGCTAGGAGCAAACGAGGAACGTGTAGATAAGCTTGAGCAAGTATTAGCTGATTATGATATCGAAGCGTCTATGCTCTCAAGTGACAGTGAATTTACGAGAGGAAAGGTCCAAATTATTGAAGGAGATCTTCAATCTGGATTTGAGTTACCTCTTCAAAGACTTGCTGTTTTAACCGAAGAAGAACTGTTCAAAAAGCGCGTGAAGAAGACAAAGCGTAATCAAAAGTTATCGAACGCAGAGCGAATTAAAAGCTATTCAGAGCTTAACGTTGGAGATTATGTTGTTCATATTAATCACGGGATCGGGCGTTATCTAGGAATTGAAACGCTTGAGATCAATGGAATTCATAAAGACTATATCCACATAAAATATGAGGGTACAGACAAGCTTTATGTTCCAGTAGAGCAAATTGATCAGGTTCAGAAATACGTTGGTTCAGAAGGAAAAGAACCAAAAGTCTATAAATTAGGCGGCAACGACTGGAAAAAAGTGAAGCGTAAAGTCGAATCCTCTGTACAAGATATTGCGGACGATTTAATTAAGCTTTATGCAGAACGTGAAGCAAGTAAAGGCTACGCATTTGCACCAGACAGTGATTTACAGCGCGAGTTTGAGATGGCTTTCCCGTATAACGAAACAGAAGATCAGCTTCGTTCTATTACGGAAATTAAACGCGATATGGAAAGAGAACGTCCAATGGATCGCTTGCTTTGTGGGGATGTAGGTTATGGGAAAACAGAAGTTGCGATTCGTGCAGCTTTTAAAGCTATTCACGATGGTAAGCAGGTAGCTTTCCTAGTCCCAACCACTATTTTAGCTCAGCAGCACTTTGAGACAATTCGAGAGCGTTTTCAAGATTATGCAATTAATATCGGTCTGTTAAGTCGATTCCGCACCCGCAAACAACAGCAGGAAACCTTAAAAGGAATTAAAAACGGAACGGTTGATATCGTAATTGGTACGCATCGCCTACTCTCAAAGGATGTTGTATATAAAGATTTAGGACTGTTAATTATTGATGAAGAGCAACGCTTTGGGGTAACACACAAAGAAAAAATTAAGCAGTTTAAAGCCAACATTGATGTACTAACTTTAACAGCAACGCCAATTCCTCGTACGCTTCATATGTCCATGCTTGGGGTACGTGATTTATCAGTTATTGAAACGCCCCCTGAGAATCGTTTCCCTGTACAAACATATGTAGTCGAGCAAAACCCGACCCTTACTCGTGAAGCGATCGAACGAGAGCTAGCAAGGGAAGGTCAAGTGTATTACCTCTATAATCGAGTGGAAGATATTGAACGTAAAGCAGAAGAGATTGCGATGCTCGTTCCAGATGCACGTGTCACATATGCTCATGGGAAGATGAACGAAACAGAACTAGAGTCTGTTATCCTGAGCTTTTTAGAAGGAGAATATGACGTTTTAGTAAGTACGACAATTATTGAAACGGGGGTTGATATTCCGAATGTGAATACGCTCCTTGTTCATCATGCAGATAAGATGGGTCTATCTCAGCTTTATCAGCTACGTGGACGTGTAGGACGTTCAAATCGCGTAGCTTATGCATACTTTACTTATCAAAAGGATAAAGTGTTGACAGAGGTAGCCGAAAAGCGTCTACAGGCCATTAAGGAGTTTACGGAGCTTGGATCAGGATTTAAAATTGCGATGCGCGATTTATCGATTCGTGGGGCAGGAAATCTGCTTGGAGCTCAGCAGCATGGGTTCATCGATTCTGTCGGATTTGATTTATATTCTCAAATGCTAAAAGAGGCAATTGAGGAGCGAAGAGGAGATCAGTCTGAGCAAGCGCGTACGCCAAACGTTGAAATTAACCTTGATGTTGATGCGTATATTCCAGATCTATATATCACCGATGGTCGTCTGAAGATTGAGATGTACAAACGATTTAGGGGAATTGAAACAATTGAAGATATTCAAGATCTTCAAGAGGAAATGGTGGATCGTTTTGGTGAGTATCCAGAAGAAGTCGCATATCTATTCCTCATTTCTGAAATGAAAATTTATGCTCGTCAATCGAATATTGAATCGATTTCACAACTGAAGCAGGATGTAACCATTCTGTTATCTGAACAAAGAAGCCAGGTAATCGATGGGACAAAGCTTTTCCAACTAGGAAATGAATATGGCCGCATGGTAGGGCTTGGGATGGACGATGGCAAAATCAAAATTGTTGTTCATACAAAGGGACTAAAACAGAAAGACTGGCTAGATGTTGTGTATGGTCTTACGAAACGTCTACCGGAAGCTCAAAAAGAGCAAATTCCTAATTAA
- the spoVT gene encoding stage V sporulation protein T translates to MKATGIVRRIDDLGRVVIPKEIRRTLRIREGDPLEIFVDRDGEVILKKYSPISELSDFAKEYAEALYDSLGHTVLVCDRDLYIAVAGGSKKEYLNKSVSELIESAMESRASVLVTDEKKIEVVDGNEETIMSYTIGPIIANGDPIGAVVILSKDKQVSEIEHKSVETAASFLSRQMEQ, encoded by the coding sequence ATGAAAGCAACAGGTATTGTTCGTCGTATTGATGATTTAGGGCGTGTCGTTATTCCGAAAGAAATCAGAAGAACGCTACGTATTCGTGAAGGAGATCCATTAGAAATTTTCGTTGATCGTGACGGAGAGGTAATTCTTAAAAAATATTCTCCTATTAGCGAACTAAGCGATTTCGCGAAAGAGTATGCAGAGGCACTATATGACAGCCTTGGTCATACGGTATTAGTTTGCGACCGTGACCTTTATATTGCGGTAGCAGGTGGATCAAAGAAAGAGTATCTAAATAAAAGTGTTAGTGAGTTAATCGAATCCGCAATGGAGAGCAGAGCATCTGTATTGGTAACGGATGAGAAAAAGATTGAAGTTGTAGATGGAAATGAAGAGACGATTATGTCTTATACAATTGGACCAATTATTGCAAACGGTGACCCGATTGGAGCAGTTGTCATTTTATCAAAAGACAAGCAGGTAAGTGAAATTGAGCATAAGTCTGTAGAAACTGCAGCTAGCTTCTTATCACGCCAAATGGAGCAATAA
- a CDS encoding putative polysaccharide biosynthesis protein, with protein sequence MSRNKRKTAVILNGAVLLTIAGLITKILSAGYRIPYHHITGDVGFYIYQQVYPIYGMVLLISTYGFPVVISKLIAEQIELANYKSIRKVLMVSFTFLFMLNVGLFFIQFLGAHKIAWLMGDLKLTILIKTMAFASLITPFIAVIRGYYQGHQDMLPTATSQVAEQIVRVVTILLASYLFLKAGYSLYMAGVGAVLGSITGALASIVVLLAFFRKRVFYPNQPIKKSISVVEILKQLFMNGTLMCLSSMGLILLQLIDSFTIYSQLTTHHMLNIDAKIAKGIYDRGLPLIQLGTVVGTAFSLSLVPVISSAFTKRDRQALYEKIHLSLRVAFVVGVGAAFGLVGIMNSTNMMLFGDDAGSFTLQILSLLILFTTLASTLAAILQGIGSVYAPAIAIIVGACIKWIGNVWLIPLFGITGSALASVVAFLAITGCNICALRKKIALSYKIQDFLSPLLAGGCMLALLLGHHELFLRYVHIKTVWSSVLEAFSGVAIGGVVYLVLILQTNVFAKREIELLPLGSKLAKLKNNK encoded by the coding sequence ATGAGTAGAAATAAGAGGAAAACAGCCGTTATTTTGAATGGAGCTGTTCTTCTAACAATTGCCGGACTAATTACTAAAATATTGAGTGCTGGTTATCGCATTCCTTATCATCATATTACAGGGGACGTAGGGTTTTATATCTATCAACAGGTTTATCCGATTTACGGAATGGTTTTATTGATTAGTACGTATGGTTTTCCCGTTGTCATTTCGAAATTAATTGCAGAACAAATTGAGCTGGCTAATTACAAGTCTATCCGAAAAGTTTTAATGGTTTCCTTTACTTTTTTGTTTATGCTTAATGTTGGGTTGTTTTTTATCCAATTCTTAGGGGCTCATAAAATTGCTTGGTTAATGGGAGATCTAAAGTTAACGATTTTGATTAAAACGATGGCGTTCGCTTCATTAATTACTCCGTTCATCGCGGTTATAAGAGGCTATTATCAGGGACATCAAGATATGCTGCCAACAGCAACATCACAAGTTGCGGAACAAATTGTTCGAGTGGTGACGATTCTACTCGCCTCTTACTTATTTCTCAAGGCAGGATATAGTCTTTACATGGCAGGTGTGGGGGCGGTATTAGGTTCCATTACGGGGGCGCTTGCTTCTATAGTGGTTCTACTAGCATTTTTCCGCAAACGCGTCTTTTATCCAAATCAGCCGATCAAGAAGTCTATTTCTGTCGTGGAAATTTTAAAGCAGTTGTTCATGAACGGAACGCTTATGTGCCTTAGCAGTATGGGGTTGATTTTGTTACAATTAATTGACTCGTTTACGATCTATTCACAGCTCACTACTCATCATATGTTGAATATAGATGCAAAGATTGCAAAAGGCATATATGATCGCGGTCTACCGCTCATTCAATTAGGAACCGTAGTAGGAACTGCTTTTTCCCTTTCGCTAGTACCCGTTATTTCTTCTGCTTTTACGAAAAGAGATAGACAAGCATTATACGAAAAAATCCATTTATCACTGCGCGTCGCCTTTGTAGTAGGGGTAGGGGCTGCATTTGGATTAGTCGGTATTATGAATTCGACGAATATGATGCTTTTCGGAGATGATGCTGGATCTTTCACACTGCAAATATTAAGTCTGCTTATTTTATTTACAACGCTCGCCTCTACCTTGGCAGCCATTTTACAAGGAATTGGATCAGTATACGCTCCAGCGATAGCGATCATAGTAGGTGCATGTATAAAATGGATTGGGAACGTATGGTTAATTCCGCTCTTCGGAATTACGGGAAGCGCTTTGGCATCCGTTGTTGCATTTTTAGCGATTACTGGTTGTAACATCTGCGCTTTGCGTAAAAAGATAGCCTTATCCTACAAAATTCAAGACTTTTTATCACCTCTTTTAGCAGGGGGATGTATGCTTGCACTTCTGTTAGGACATCATGAATTATTTCTACGATATGTTCATATTAAAACAGTGTGGAGTTCGGTCCTTGAAGCCTTTAGTGGTGTTGCGATTGGTGGGGTAGTTTATCTCGTTCTGATTTTACAAACGAATGTATTTGCAAAGCGAGAAATTGAACTGTTGCCGTTAGGAAGCAAACTGGCTAAATTAAAAAATAATAAATGA
- the mazG gene encoding nucleoside triphosphate pyrophosphohydrolase gives MTNTITVVGIGAGDFDQLTIGVLRTLKNAPHLFLRTKEHPVVKDLENEGITFTSFDSIYESHDSFDEVYQEIVSTLFEKAKDQDIVYAVPGHPFVAERAVQLLIEGANSHDIKIDVKGGQSFLDPIFNSLQIDPIEGFQLLDGTALDKSELKLTQHMLIAQVYDQFVASDVKLTLMEHLPDEHEVYIVTAAGSTLEKITKVPLYELDHDMTLSNLTTVYVPPVTKEEILYHQFESLRSIIATLRGPNGCPWDKKQTHQSLKPYLLEESYELLEAIDEEDDQHVVEELGDVLLQVMLHAQIGEDEGFFTIDDVIRTLSEKMIRRHPHVFGDVQAEDADEVLKNWNAIKQEEKQTKPNSLLDSIPKNLPGLMMAYQIQKKAGKVGFDWNDVAPMWEKVLEEIEEFKAESANEEPNENMLKEFGDVLFAFVNIARYYQLDPEVALQSTNQKFIRRFQFIEKRVKESNQAFEDYTLEELDQYWNEAKKNGL, from the coding sequence ATGACAAATACCATTACAGTTGTGGGAATAGGAGCAGGTGATTTTGACCAGCTAACAATTGGGGTGCTTCGTACGCTAAAAAATGCGCCTCACCTGTTTTTACGTACAAAAGAGCATCCTGTTGTAAAAGATCTTGAAAATGAAGGGATTACGTTCACTTCATTTGATTCTATTTACGAGAGTCATGATTCGTTTGACGAAGTATATCAGGAGATCGTATCAACGTTGTTTGAAAAAGCAAAAGATCAGGATATTGTCTATGCGGTACCAGGTCATCCGTTTGTCGCAGAGCGCGCTGTACAATTGTTGATCGAAGGTGCGAATTCCCATGATATTAAGATTGATGTAAAGGGTGGACAAAGTTTTTTAGATCCAATTTTCAACTCCCTGCAAATCGATCCAATCGAAGGATTTCAACTATTAGATGGGACGGCTTTAGACAAATCAGAGCTCAAATTAACTCAGCATATGCTTATCGCACAGGTATATGATCAGTTCGTGGCTTCTGATGTAAAGTTAACATTGATGGAACACTTACCTGATGAGCACGAGGTTTATATTGTAACCGCTGCTGGTAGCACATTAGAAAAGATTACGAAGGTACCTCTATATGAACTGGATCATGATATGACATTGAGTAATTTAACAACGGTCTATGTACCTCCAGTAACGAAAGAAGAGATTTTATATCATCAGTTTGAGTCGCTGCGATCAATCATTGCCACATTAAGAGGACCTAATGGTTGCCCATGGGATAAAAAACAGACCCACCAGAGCTTAAAACCGTATCTTTTAGAGGAGTCTTATGAGCTGTTAGAAGCGATTGATGAGGAAGATGATCAGCACGTAGTCGAAGAGCTTGGAGATGTACTACTACAGGTTATGTTGCACGCTCAAATTGGAGAAGATGAAGGATTCTTTACAATTGATGACGTGATTCGAACGTTATCAGAGAAGATGATTCGTCGACATCCACACGTCTTCGGTGATGTACAAGCAGAGGATGCAGATGAAGTATTGAAAAATTGGAACGCCATTAAGCAAGAAGAGAAACAAACAAAACCAAACTCATTGCTCGATTCGATTCCGAAAAATCTTCCCGGTCTTATGATGGCGTATCAGATCCAGAAAAAAGCAGGTAAAGTAGGCTTCGATTGGAACGATGTTGCACCTATGTGGGAAAAAGTATTAGAGGAAATAGAGGAATTCAAAGCAGAAAGTGCGAATGAAGAACCGAATGAGAACATGCTCAAAGAATTTGGAGATGTCTTATTTGCATTCGTCAATATTGCTCGCTATTATCAGCTTGATCCAGAAGTGGCGTTACAAAGTACGAATCAAAAGTTTATAAGACGTTTTCAATTCATTGAGAAAAGGGTAAAAGA